The Armatimonadota bacterium region GCGGCGACCAGCATGCCGACTATTCTGGAGATGCGCTCACGCCGCTGCGCTTCTCGGAGTTCCTTTTCCGCGAAACGACGCTCCTCTTCTAAAAAAGCCTCGTAACGGTTACTTGCCTGCAGCGGCGCACTGGCGAAAATGGAGGGGTCGAGCATCACGCGTACTTCCACGAAGCTATCGGTGGGGATGTTCGCCTGTTGTATCTCGGCACGGGTGAAACCCGGGTGGATATCCAGAGCGCCCGGCGCAGCACGGCTGTGCACAAACACTTTAAACAACTTCGGGCTGGGAGCTGGGGGCACCAGGATAATCTTCACTTCATCCAGCGGAGCGTGTTCATCCTCTATCGCTTTCCAGTAAAACTGTGCCACATCCGCATACCTCTGCACCGCATGGCGGATACGGTAACGCAGGAGGAACTTTTTCGTGGTGTTCCGTGCCTGATACTCCCAGCGCAGCACCGCATACTCGCCTTCGGTGGTCTGAGAGTAGCGCAGCGGTTGTTTGGTATCGGCATCCCAGACGCCGAGATACTCTATCCCGTAGCGTCCGTACTGCCCTCGCGTACTGCGCTTCAGGTTCGCCCAGCTGAAGGAGCCCGAGAAGCGGAAGACGCGCAGCTCCTCCACCTCGGCGTCGCCGTTCGGCAGAAGGCGATACGTTTGCGCTATTAGCGGATGGTCATACTCCTTTGCCGTCGCCGTCCCGAGCGTCACGAACAAAAGACACACGCTAACCCAGCATAGTCTTCGCATCGCACACCTCTGAGGGAACGCTGTTACTCATTTCGACACTCTCTGAGGGAAACCTGTTTCTTACAGAAGCGTGTATCGAGAGGACGAGGGCGAACCCGCGCACCCTGCAAGAGGATAGCGGAATGGAGAATCCCTCGTGGATAGGGAACTATTTTGCCCTTTCTCGCAGTATTTACGCTTGGATACACATATTTAGTGTATCTAAACAAAAACAACTATCTCGGAGGAGGAACGGATGAGGTTCTGGCAGCGTTTGCACCTGATAGGTGCCGTGTTGTTCGCTTTAGGCTGGTTCGTTACCTCCGCGGCTCGCGCTGCGGAGAAGGACATCGTGGACACCGCCATCGCAGCAGGCAACTTCAAGACTCTGGTGAAGCTGGTGCAGGAGGCAGGGCTTGTGGATGCCCTGCGTGGTGAGGGGCCATTCACCGTTTTCGCTCCCACGGACGAAGCATTCGCCAAGCTGCCCAAGGCAACGGTAGACGCCCTGCTGAAGGATAAGGAAGCGCTTCGTCAGGTACTGCTTTACCACGTGGTGAGCGGCAAGGTGACCTCCGACTAGGTAGTCAACCTCAAAAGCGCGAAGACCCTGCAGGGTAGCAACATTCGTATCAACGCCTCCAAGGGCAAAGTGAAGATTAATCAGGCAAACGTGGTGAAGGCAGACATCCATTGCACCAATGGCGTCATACACGTCATTGACCGCGTGATTCTGCCGCCCAAGCAGACGAAGAAGAGCTACTAATTGCCGACAGGTGCAGGAGGATACGAACCTCCTGCACCACCGTTTTGGGGTATCATCGATACGTGGCACGTATTCTACTCTTCCAGCAAAACCTGTTGCTCCGGCTCTCCTTGTGGTCTATCGCCAGCGTGTTCTCAGGAGGCATCTTCGCTTTGATGGCTCCCCCTCATTCGTTCTGGGCAGCGTTTGGAGGCATGAACGCTGCGTGGGGACTGGTGAATCTGCTCATTGCCAGCCTGGGTCTATACGGTG contains the following coding sequences:
- a CDS encoding hypothetical protein (possible pseudo, internal stop codon), with the translated sequence MRFWQRLHLIGAVLFALGWFVTSAARAAEKDIVDTAIAAGNFKTLVKLVQEAGLVDALRGEGPFTVFAPTDEAFAKLPKATVDALLKDKEALRQVLLYHVVSGKVTSD